The proteins below come from a single Serinus canaria isolate serCan28SL12 chromosome 6, serCan2020, whole genome shotgun sequence genomic window:
- the PRLHR gene encoding LOW QUALITY PROTEIN: prolactin-releasing peptide receptor (The sequence of the model RefSeq protein was modified relative to this genomic sequence to represent the inferred CDS: deleted 3 bases in 2 codons), protein MVAKEHQVAVHLFCPLPITRDLLKAVSRGLQVHLCISSCLFTIHVATSGQPVIHSLSPLIECRSSSANYSTQLTADNRRRKMMNSDNLTSQSFLSAIHSNTSNLFSGLQFVQSFKPLIIPCYSLVVFIGVIGNYLLIYVICKTKKMHNVTNFLVGNLAFSDMLMCATCVPLTLAYAFEPRGWVYGRFMCYFVFLMQPVTVFVSVFTLTVIAVDRYCATVYPFRRRLTIPICAYILAAIWLLSCTLAAPALVHTYHAEFPELDFSICEEFWFHMKRDRLAYAYSTLIITYVLPLAVISLSYLRISVKLKNRVVPGNVTQGQAEWDRARRRKTFRLLVLVVAAFGICWLPLHIFNMIKDIDISLIDKQYFNFIQLLCHWFAMMSACTNAFLYAWLHDSFRGELKKMFAWRKKKIGPATNCIVASVVL, encoded by the exons ATGGTTGCTAAAGAACATCAGGTAGCTGTTCATCTCTTCTGTCCTTTACCCATCACCAGG GATTTGCTGAAAGCTGTCTCTCGAGGGTTACAAGTTCACCtt tgcatttccagctgcttgTTTACTATCCATGTGGCAACCTCTGGACAACCAGTGATCCATTCATTATCCCCACTGATTGAGTGTAGGAGCAGC AGTGCTAACTACTCCACTCAGCTGACGGCAGACaacagaaggaggaaaatgatGAATTCGGACAATTTAACCTCCCAAAGCTTCCTCTCTGCGATTCACAGCAACACCAGCAATTTATTCTCAGGGCTCCAGTTTGTTCAGTCCTTCAAGCCACTCATCATCCCCTGCTACTCGCTGGTGGTTTTTATTGGTGTCATCGGGAATTACCTTCTCATCTATGTCATCTGCAAGACGAAAAAAATGCACAACGTCACCAACTTTCTGGTAGGCAATCTGGCTTTCTCAGACATGCTTATGTGTGCCACCTGTGTGCCCCTGACCCTGGCCTATGCCTTTGAGCCCCGGGGCTGGGTTTACGGGCGCTTCATGTGCtactttgttttcctgatgCAACCTGTCACGGTGTTTGTGTCTGTCTTCACCCTGACTGTCATAGCTGTGGACAGGTACTGTGCCACGGTGTACCCCTTCCGCAGGAGGCTCACCATCCCCATCTGTGCTTACATCCTGGCTGCTATTTGGCTGCTGAGTTGCACCTTGGCTGCCCCAGCTTTGGTGCACACCTACCACGCAGAGTTCCCAGAGCTGGACTTCTCCATCTGCGAGGAGTTTTGGTTCCACATGAAAAGAGATCGCTTGGCTTACGCCTACAGCACCCTCATCATCACCTATGTATTGCCTCTGGCTGTCATCTCCCTGTCCTACCTGAGGATCTCAGTCAAGCTGAAGAACCGTGTAGTCCCGGGCAATGTCACCCAGGGCCAAGCTGAGTGGGACCGTGCCAGGAGGAGAAAGACTTTTCGCTTGCTGGTCTTAGTGGTGGCAGCCTTTGGAATCTGTTGGCTGCCCCTGCACATCTTTAACATGATAAAGGACATCGACATCAGCTTGATTGACAAGCAGTACTTCAACTTcatccagctgctgtgccactggTTTGCAATGATGTCTGCTTGTACCAATGCCTTCCTCTATGCCTGGCTCCATGACAGCTTCAGGggagagctgaaaaaaatgtttgcctggaggaagaagaaaattggACCCGCTACAAACTGCATCGTGGCCAGTGTGGTGCTGTAA